The genomic interval TACTTTCATCTGTCTGACCAAACTGCATATTCATTACTGTTGGGATCGGCAAAGTGGAAGCGCCGCCCCCCGGGAAAACTAAATATCGGCTTTATAATTGAACCGTCGGCAGCCTCAATTTTTGTCTGAGTTGCCTCCAGCTCACCACTGTAAAAGACAATCAGTGCAGCGCCGTTTTCGGTTGAAGAAGAGAGATCGGCTTTATAAAAACCCCCATTAAGACCCTCGTCTGAGAACGCGGTATATTCAGGGCCGTAATCGACAAATGTCCAGCCAAACACGGTTGTAAAAAAGGTTTTTGCGATCTCTATATCCTTCGCAGGAAACTCGACATAGTTGATTTTTTCATGCTCATTCATCTACCTGACCCTCATCCTGCACCACGGCCCCTTTAATAACTCAAGTTTCGGAGTTCAGATGACACAAAAGGCTTGAATAGACCGTCCCTTCTCCCTCAGGGAGAAGGGCAGGATGAGGGAAATTAGAAGAATCAAAGCGTTAGCTTTTCAACTCCCTTCACCCCAACCCTCTCCCTGAGGAGGGTGTCGTAAAAGCTCCAATCCCTTCTCCCTACGAGGGAGAAGGTTAGGGTGAGGGTGTATCAAATCAATAAGCTACCTTAAGCGAGTCTTCGATTTCGTGATGCAAAACGGGACATCCGAGTCCCCCTTTTGCACTCAATCTTCGACAGCCTATTATTGCCCCGGCCGTCCGGTCTCCAGCACTACGCAATAACATCGCAAGCTCGTTACTGCTTCGTCGCTGACTCCCGAGATGACTTGACGTCGCGTTCGTATGCGATCTTTGGATTCCCTCTGGCGCTATGCGCACGCCGGGCATCCAGTATCGCCTCGCGACTACCGGGGACTAACCGCCTCGGCTTTCAGCCTTCCTTGGCGGTCAGCGCGAGCGAGTCTTCGATTTCGTGATGCAAAACGGGACATCCAAGTCCCCCTTTTGCACTCAATCTTCGACAGCCTATTATTGCCCCGGCCGTCCCGGTCTCCAGCACTACGCAATAACATCGCAAGCTCGTTACTGCTTCGTCGCTGACTCCCGAGATGACTTGACGTCGCGTTCGTATGCGATCTTTGGATTCCCTCTGGCGCTATGCGCACGCCGGGCATCCAGTATCGCCTCGCGACTACCGGGGACTAACCGCCTCGGCTTTCAGCCTTCCTTGGCGGTCAGCGTAAGCGAGTCTTCGACCTCGTGAAAGATTTTGGGACATCCCAGTCCCCAAAATCAACTCGGCCTTCGACAACCTATTAGTGCCCCGGCCGTCCTGGTCACTGACCGCTACGCGATAACATCGCAAGCTCGTTACCGCTTCGCAGTCAGTTCCCATTGACTGGACGCCGTGTTCGGATGCCTACTTTGCTTCCCCTCTGGCGCGCTGCGCGCACGACGGGTAAGCAGTGCGGCCTCACGGCTACCGGGGATTACCAGCCTTCGCTTCGCTCTCCATGGCTGGCAGCGATTGATCCCCCTCACCCTAGCCCTCTCCCCGGTGGGGAGAGGGGACTAATGAACTCCGAAACTTGAGTAATAACCGATCATATAAACTTAATTTGAACACAGCAAACGTGTCTCAGTGCGCCGTCGTCTTGGCTCTCCCACGGTCCGGCTTCCCCAGGCGATCCAACTCCGGAATGGCCTTCTCACGCAGAGCCTTTGCAAAGGGCCTGGGTACCTCTCCGGAACCGGGTGGAAAGCGAAATCGCCGGTCCGTGACCGCACCGGCCAGGGCAAGCGAGGGAAGCTAAAGCTGCCAATACACACCGTTGAGGAACAATGTACTAGGCTAAACGAAGGTGAGTGGCTGAATAAACGTTCCGGCGAAGGCCTGCCGGACAGACTGTGACAAGGGTCACCAGCAACCTGCAGATAAGTTGAAAAATGCCGACACCGCCCCTATAGATAGTTTCTGTACTGAATATATAGAGAGTCTCTGATGCGTATCCTACTGTTTCTCGCCACCAACGCCGCCATTCTGGTGCTGATTAGCTTCACCTTCCGCCTGTTGGGTATTGATGGGCTGCTGCAAGAGGGCGGAGTAGATCTCAACCTAAACGCACTGCTGGTCATGTCGGCTGTGATCGGCTTCAGCGGCTCTCTGATTTCACTGTTTATCTCCAAGTGGATGGCCAAGCGCAGTATGGGGGTGCAAGTCATCGAATCCCCTACTACAGCCACTGAGCAGTGGCTGGTGGGTACCGTCAATCGCCAGGCAAGTCAGGCGGGGATTGGTATGCCGGAAGTGGGTATCTTCAACTCCCCTCAGCCCAACGCCTTTGCCACCGGCTGGAACAAAAACAGCGCCCTGGTGGCAGTAAGTAGCGGCCTGCTGCAGCAGATGAAGCAGGACGAAGTGGAGGCCGTGTTGGCCCATGAGGTGAGCCATGTAGCCAACGGTGACATGGTGACACTGGCGCTGATCCAGGGGGTGGTCAACACCTTCGTCGTCTTCCTCTCAAGGATTATCGGTCACCTGGTTGATCGGGTGGTTTTCAAAACCGAACGAGGCCATGGCCCCGCCTACTACATCACCTCGATCATTGCCGAAATGGTTCTGGCCGTCTTGGCCAGCGCCATCGTTATGTGGTTCTCGCGACGTCGTGAGTACCGGGCAGATGCGGGGGGTGCCTCGCTGGCCGGCCGTGAAAAGATGATTGCCGCCCTACGCCGCCTACAGTCGGCCCATGAGCCCAAAGACCTTCCTGATCAGTTCGCCGCCTTCGGCATAGCAGGGGGAATAGGAGGCGGTATCAAACGCCTTTTCATGACTCACCCTCCTCTTGAAGAGCGCATTGAGGCTCTGGAGCGGCAGCGGTAGTGAGCAAAGCTCGCTAAATCGAATCCAGTGCGAGGAAAAAAGCCAACGTCAGAGGTACACCCAAAAATTTCCTGTCCTCTGCATTTACAATCAGCCTTCCCCACTTGTGATCAAACCACTTAAAGGGAACGCCTTTAACCTCGGTGCTGCGGGTCTGGTACTCAAAACCAAGCGTACACTTCCTCCCGACATCCACCGAAACCCCCAGTGTATTGCTCCATGTTAAAGGGCGTGCACTACGAGTTGGAATATCGCTGTTATCGCGAAAAGGCATACCTTCAATCAGGCTGTTGTGGAGCACATAGTGCACAGCACTGTCGAAATAGATATCCCACGGCGACTGCTCTTCCAATTTGAACTCAACAGGCGGTAATGATTTGGTCGATGGGCTAACCGGTCGTACCATTTTCGGCCCACTACCTATACCCCGGTCAGGTGGGAAATTGACAGTGCCCAACTCCGATAACTTTAGATTCTGTGTACTGTTCTGCCGCGTAATATCCAGGTGCAAGCCAAGACCGACACGGTTGAAGACCTGACCAACCTGAACGTCTGCATAGAGACTCCCTATTCGATGCGAGCGCTTCAGGGGATTTATCAGTGGATCAAGAGACCACTGATACTCACCCTGCAGTGCCGGGCCACCCTCTATCTGGGTACTCCACCCCTGGGGATCATCACCGCTGGCCCATCCGCCACCGTGCGCCCATTTTTGAAACTGTTCCGCCATCGAACAGCCCCCGACGCATCCGAGGGCAATATCGTACTGTTCATAATCACCCAGCGCATTTGTCTCACGCACACGCCACCCCAATGACACCCACCCGGCATAGGGCCGTTCATACAGGCTTGACTGTGCGGGTGGAAGGTTCAGATCCTGAGTTATAACTGAATCTGGTGTTTGAGTAGTTGAAAAAGGGCGGCGTATCTGGTTGATTTGTTGTTGCGAGACATCAAAACAACCATTGGAGATACGCCACCATGAGTAAGAATAACGTTGTTAAGCTGGCAGGTCGAGATACGATTATCGATCCGCTGACAGAGTTGCTGAGAAGCGGTGCAGAGCAGTTGATCTACCAGGCGGTAGAGGCAGAGCTGCTGGAGCTGTTGGCGGAGCACACCGAGCGACGGACAGAGGATGGCAAGGCGGGTGTGGTGCGTAATGGTCATCTGCCAGCTCGTAAACTGCAGACAGGATTGGGGCCGGTCACGGTCGAGATCCCCAAAGTTCGAGCGAAGACCGGCGAGCCGGTGACGTTCCGATCAGCTCTGGTACCGCCGTATGTACGCAAGACGAAGTCACTGGAAGCGGCGCTGCCGTGGCTCTACCTGAAGGGGATTTCCAGTGGTGAGATGGGTGAGGCCCTGAAAGTGCTGGTGGGTCCGGATGCAACAGGCTTGTCGGCCAGCACGGTATCGCGTCTGAAGCAGGTCTGGGCAGAAGAATATCGGAGCTGGTGTGAGGAGCGCCTGGATAAGGAGCATTGGGTGTATGTGTGGGCAGACGGTGTCTACAGCGGACTGAGAGCAGAGCAGACGAAGCTGTGTGCCCTGGTGGTGATCGGTGTGAATGAGCGTGGTGAGAAGCATTTTCTGGCAATTGAGGATGGTGTGCGGGAGTCCACGCAGAGCTGGCGGGAGGTACTGTTGAAGCTGAAGTCACGCGGACTGAACCCGCCCAAATTGGCGATCGGTGACGGTGCCATGGGCTTCTGGGCTGCGCTGGAGGAAGTATATCCTGAGACGCGCCAGCAGCGCTGCTGGATGCACAAGACCATGAACGTGCTGAACTGCCTGCCAAAGACAGCTCAGCCGAAAGCGAAGCAGGCACTGCATAACATCTGGCAGGCGGAGACTCAGGCCGATGCGGAAAAGGCCTTTGATCTGTTTATCAAAACGTATGAGCCGAAGTATCCGAAGGCTGCCATCTGTCTGCACAAAGACCGAGAGGAACTGATGGCTTTCTATCACTTTCCGGCACAGCACTGGCAGAGCATTCGGACCAGCAATCCGATTGAATCAACCTTCGGGACAATCCGCCATCGAACCAAGCGTTCCAAGGGCTGCCTATCGCGTGACGGCATGCTACACATGATGTTCAAACTCGGCCTGTGTGCCGAGAAGAAGTGGAGACGATTACGGGGTTTCGGTTACCTGGCGAAGGTGATAACCGGAATCAAATTTAAAGATGGTGTTGAGGTAACAGGAGTCGATCAGGTCGCCGCTTGATTCAACTGGTTAAACACCAGATTTGACTATAACTCTCAGATCCTGAGGGGTATACATCAACTGCTGAAGATAGAGCGTAGCAGTCAGGCGTTTAAGATCCTCTGCCTTCGCAGACTCATTATCTTTAAGCTTGCAAAGCAGAGTATCACCTACTGCTGCCTTGGTGCAGTCCATCTCCTCCAGATGAGATTCACGCTGCAGCCAGAAGCCTTTCGGCTCCCATGTGTACCCCATAAACAAACCATTGGTGTAGTTTTTATCGGTGTTGCCAAACAGGTCATTCTCCCACTCAAAACTATAGCGCGGAACACCGTTCTTAATCAGATCAGATGCACGCTTTTTCCATGGAAAGATATGACTGGCATCCTGTTTTAAATGTGTAAGAAGATCAGCATGAGACTGTGCTGAAAACCCCAACAGCAGCACGCCAAGTACCATCGGCATTTTTAATATCGACACACTATTTTCCCTATTTTTTATTAAATGGCTCTCTACAAAAATCCTGTAACCTTGCGTAGGAGCGCTTTCTCGAAGCGCGATGGGTATTCATCGCGCTTCAAGAAAGCGCTCCCACAATTCGGTGTCATAAAATGACCCTGCTAATCCAACTTCAGGACTATTATGCATAACCGCTTATTATTATTAATCAGCCTGCTTTTCATGAAAGCTCAGCGCAGCGTAAGGTTGCCGATACTCCTGCAGGGATAGCACTGACAACTTGCGTCATTTTTCAACTAAACGGATACCGCCTTTTTCAATGGTAATGATTCTCTTTTTGTACAAACCGCCAATCGCCTTTTTAAACGCACCCTTACTCATACCAAAGATATCTGAAATCATCTGCGGATCAGACTTGTCATGCACAGGCGCAAAGCCACCGTTTTTGTTCAAGTAGATTAGAATTATTTTGGCATATTTGTCACGTGTCTCCTGACCACCTTGCAGCGTCACATCAATTTTCCCATCAGGTCGGACACGCTTAATAAAGCCTTTCTTGTACTGACCAAAACTCAAGCGTTGGAATACATCATTTTTATAGAGCACACCCCAGTGACTGTGGTTAACAATGGCTTTAAAGCCCAGGTCTGTAGTGTTGGCGATAATCAGATCAACCTGCTGTTGCGGTTTGAAATCGTGAGGTCTCTCATCATCCAAGAACTTATCGATTTTTGATGACGCAACAATTCGACCATCCAATTTATCGATATAGAGATAGACCAAATACGACTTGCCCACCTCCATTGGCCTGTGTTGCTCGGCAAACGGAGCCAGTACATCCTTATCCAGCCCCCAATCCAGAAAGGCGCCGAAATCGTTACTATCCACTACTTTCAGGTAGGCAAACTCCCCCACTTTGGCCTTGGGTTTCTGAGTGGTAGCCACTGCTCTGTCTTCTGAATCGAGATAGAGAAACACCTCGATAGAGTCATCCACAGAGAGGCCTTCCGGTGTATATCTGCGCGGCAGTAGCACCTCGCCAAGATTCTGAGCATCAAGATAGGCGCCAAAAGCTACCAGTTTCGCAACGGTTAATGTGTAAGTTTGACCAATTTGGATCATTTCACTGTCTCAATAAAACGGGAAGCTAAGGTTCATTATGCTGCTGTCTCATACACATAATCCCAGCTGGAATAGTACCAATAAAGGGCTCTGACTTTATTTCTATTGCACCTTTATTTGTGCTATCCATAGAGCTTAACCTTCAATACTTGATTTAGCAGCCTAAAGTGCTTATCAAGCGAGTAAACCTTGCAGCTATTTTGCTTGGCATTTTGAGCAATAATAAGATCAGGAATTCCCACTCCGTTAGCTCCACCCTTAAGGCACTTAACTTGATACCCAATTATTTCATCCCAGTGAATGGATAGTGGGACTCTAGTTACCTCATGGAGAAGCTTTATGACTTTAGTTTGCCTCTTGATCTTTAAATATGGGATCAACTCCGCAAGAATAATCTCGTTGGTAACAATGAGGTTCTCATCTATTAGATCATCTAGATCTCTAGAGCCGTTACCCGCCCTGAAATAATCTATCCATATTGAAGTATCAACCAATACTTCCATTAATAGCGATCCCGTAGCTCATTAAGATCAATATCTAAATCAATTTTTCCCCGGTACTTCTTGATGTTAGAAATCTTGGATTTTCTTACCAATTCTTCGAGAGCCTTAACAATAACAGCCGTCTTGGTCTCTGTATGGGTAACCTTCATCGCTTCGTTGAGCAGGTTCTCAGGTAAATCCAGGGTTGTTCTCATTTTTCCCTCCTTTTCTTTATGCATACGATACTAGAATAATATGCATATACTTTCAAGAAGGCTAGGTTAATGGGCCCAGCAAGGATCAGAGCCAATGCCATGTTGCAGGGATATTGGCAGTCATCATGTTCTCTGTGGAGCAGGCTAATGATCGGATCATCTCTAAGGGTAAACGCTGACGCGCCTGACAATAAGATCCTGTTTTGGTGCTACAGGGGGGGGTGAGAACCGGGAACGGGCGCCTAAAACCTGGGGATGCCTGATCAGGATTTACTGGGGGGATGACCTCGGTAGGCCGATGAACTGTAAAAAACAATACAGACCAAGCCGTATAGCCTTGAATTTTTAAGTACTAAATCGGGGGGGGCAAAAGCCCCCCCATATCACCATACTTGTTGATTATTAGATTACTTTAACGGGGCGCCGGTATAACTCAGGCCTTGAATTTCACTAAGAGCTTGAGTTTGATTTACCAACTCTGGATATACCCGATATACAAGCACGCCTAATCCAACAGTCATGCGTACATAATTTTCCTCGCCGTTATCAAGCTCAAATGTCAGCTTCTTATCTACCTCAGTAGATAACACTACCTCATAATCCCCTGGACCTCGATCGACAAAAAAGAAACCGCCTGGCTGTGAATCACCAACTTTCTCACTATTGAGATTCACTTCCGGCTGGATGCCTGAACCCATCATAGTCGCAGATCGATAAAAATAGATACGGCCTTTTCCTTGCTCAACAGTAGGAATAGAAGACTCAACCTCAGTATATTTGGGGCCAGAGGCACAGCCTGAAACAGTAACAACCAGTAATAATAAAAATATTTTTTTAAGAATCATATTTTTGCTCCGGAAACACGGGTAATGAAATCGAGGGTTTAAGTGAAGAATATGAATCCTCACCTGGAATATAAAAACCTATAAGCTGGTCATTTGATATAACAAGATATGCCTCTCGAACATGAGCTCCTTCAATCGTAAAAACATTTCTATATGGCTTAAAAACATCCCCTTCTTTTATGGTTCCAACAAAAAGCCATTTAGTACCTGCTTTAATCTCTCGCCAATAGCCACTCCCCAGCTTTATTCTCATATCTTCATGAAATATGATCACACTCCTGTGAGGATTATTATTCGCTTCACTAAGATGGGCTGGTGTTCGCATAATCTCAGATGCACACCCTGTAGTGATGAGTATCATTGAAATCATGACTACTGATAATCTAAACACCACCCTCTCCTTTACTGCATAAGCAATCACAGCATGTTAAGGAAACAACCTTAGCCACTAAAGTCATCCAGGACTTTTTGCTTTGCAGTTTTATACTCATAATCAGTCAACGCTCCTTCTTTATGCAGTTGATTCAACTTATCAAGCTCACCGCTCAACCTTAAAGCATTAGCCTTGTGTGTCTCTTTTGATGCAACTACACATCCATTTCCCTTTTGAAGTTTCTGCAAATTATCTATGCGACGATCTGCTGCATTTATCGCACTATCATAATTCTGTGATTTTGCAATTAAATTAAACGGGAACCATAAGATTCCATCGACAACATCAGCCCCACTAAGATCATCCTTATCCTTATTAACACCATCAATAACAACTTGTGCCTTAATGATTTCATTATCGATCTTGTCACATGTCAACGTTGTATCTTCTGCCTCATGAGCACTCAACACTTTATGATTTGCACTTCCGGCACAGCCACTTAGAATAGCAACAGAAAATGCAGCTATAATTAGATTTGTTTTCATGAATTCTCCCTTTTACTTAACTGTCATCTTATATACAAAAAACTTCTCTCTTTACAATTCACTCTCATCCACATATAAATCATGAGATAGAGAATGAATTTCACTATCACAAGAACCTTACAATGAGCACTGCAACCAACAACTCATACCACTGCCCTGT from Candidatus Sedimenticola sp. (ex Thyasira tokunagai) carries:
- the htpX gene encoding protease HtpX, with amino-acid sequence MMRILLFLATNAAILVLISFTFRLLGIDGLLQEGGVDLNLNALLVMSAVIGFSGSLISLFISKWMAKRSMGVQVIESPTTATEQWLVGTVNRQASQAGIGMPEVGIFNSPQPNAFATGWNKNSALVAVSSGLLQQMKQDEVEAVLAHEVSHVANGDMVTLALIQGVVNTFVVFLSRIIGHLVDRVVFKTERGHGPAYYITSIIAEMVLAVLASAIVMWFSRRREYRADAGGASLAGREKMIAALRRLQSAHEPKDLPDQFAAFGIAGGIGGGIKRLFMTHPPLEERIEALERQR
- a CDS encoding DUF2219 family protein, whose product is MSILKMPMVLGVLLLGFSAQSHADLLTHLKQDASHIFPWKKRASDLIKNGVPRYSFEWENDLFGNTDKNYTNGLFMGYTWEPKGFWLQRESHLEEMDCTKAAVGDTLLCKLKDNESAKAEDLKRLTATLYLQQLMYTPQDLRVIVKSGV
- a CDS encoding DUF2219 family protein, which produces MSNGCFDVSQQQINQIRRPFSTTQTPDSVITQDLNLPPAQSSLYERPYAGWVSLGWRVRETNALGDYEQYDIALGCVGGCSMAEQFQKWAHGGGWASGDDPQGWSTQIEGGPALQGEYQWSLDPLINPLKRSHRIGSLYADVQVGQVFNRVGLGLHLDITRQNSTQNLKLSELGTVNFPPDRGIGSGPKMVRPVSPSTKSLPPVEFKLEEQSPWDIYFDSAVHYVLHNSLIEGMPFRDNSDIPTRSARPLTWSNTLGVSVDVGRKCTLGFEYQTRSTEVKGVPFKWFDHKWGRLIVNAEDRKFLGVPLTLAFFLALDSI
- a CDS encoding VOC family protein → MNEHEKINYVEFPAKDIEIAKTFFTTVFGWTFVDYGPEYTAFSDEGLNGGFYKADLSSSTENGAALIVFYSGELEATQTKIEAADGSIIKPIFSFPGGRRFHFADPNSNEYAVWSDR
- a CDS encoding type II toxin-antitoxin system VapB family antitoxin, which gives rise to MRTTLDLPENLLNEAMKVTHTETKTAVIVKALEELVRKSKISNIKKYRGKIDLDIDLNELRDRY
- a CDS encoding S1-like domain-containing RNA-binding protein, yielding MIQIGQTYTLTVAKLVAFGAYLDAQNLGEVLLPRRYTPEGLSVDDSIEVFLYLDSEDRAVATTQKPKAKVGEFAYLKVVDSNDFGAFLDWGLDKDVLAPFAEQHRPMEVGKSYLVYLYIDKLDGRIVASSKIDKFLDDERPHDFKPQQQVDLIIANTTDLGFKAIVNHSHWGVLYKNDVFQRLSFGQYKKGFIKRVRPDGKIDVTLQGGQETRDKYAKIILIYLNKNGGFAPVHDKSDPQMISDIFGMSKGAFKKAIGGLYKKRIITIEKGGIRLVEK
- a CDS encoding DUF2846 domain-containing protein; protein product: MILKKIFLLLLVVTVSGCASGPKYTEVESSIPTVEQGKGRIYFYRSATMMGSGIQPEVNLNSEKVGDSQPGGFFFVDRGPGDYEVVLSTEVDKKLTFELDNGEENYVRMTVGLGVLVYRVYPELVNQTQALSEIQGLSYTGAPLK
- a CDS encoding IS256 family transposase encodes the protein MSKNNVVKLAGRDTIIDPLTELLRSGAEQLIYQAVEAELLELLAEHTERRTEDGKAGVVRNGHLPARKLQTGLGPVTVEIPKVRAKTGEPVTFRSALVPPYVRKTKSLEAALPWLYLKGISSGEMGEALKVLVGPDATGLSASTVSRLKQVWAEEYRSWCEERLDKEHWVYVWADGVYSGLRAEQTKLCALVVIGVNERGEKHFLAIEDGVRESTQSWREVLLKLKSRGLNPPKLAIGDGAMGFWAALEEVYPETRQQRCWMHKTMNVLNCLPKTAQPKAKQALHNIWQAETQADAEKAFDLFIKTYEPKYPKAAICLHKDREELMAFYHFPAQHWQSIRTSNPIESTFGTIRHRTKRSKGCLSRDGMLHMMFKLGLCAEKKWRRLRGFGYLAKVITGIKFKDGVEVTGVDQVAA
- a CDS encoding SHOCT domain-containing protein, whose amino-acid sequence is MKTNLIIAAFSVAILSGCAGSANHKVLSAHEAEDTTLTCDKIDNEIIKAQVVIDGVNKDKDDLSGADVVDGILWFPFNLIAKSQNYDSAINAADRRIDNLQKLQKGNGCVVASKETHKANALRLSGELDKLNQLHKEGALTDYEYKTAKQKVLDDFSG
- a CDS encoding PIN domain-containing protein, translating into MEVLVDTSIWIDYFRAGNGSRDLDDLIDENLIVTNEIILAELIPYLKIKRQTKVIKLLHEVTRVPLSIHWDEIIGYQVKCLKGGANGVGIPDLIIAQNAKQNSCKVYSLDKHFRLLNQVLKVKLYG